The Fusobacterium sp. SYSU M8D902 genome includes a region encoding these proteins:
- a CDS encoding FMN-binding protein, translating to MCVEKIRKICVGAFIVVGLACIFVERSNAPKEYTAVADGFNGDMKVTIVAKKNSRGEVRITDIKYNHEDTAAIADPAIDQLITKLKETQDISKVDTVAGATYSSEGFIEGCKACISQVE from the coding sequence GTGTGTGTTGAAAAAATCAGAAAGATATGTGTAGGAGCATTTATAGTTGTAGGATTAGCTTGTATATTTGTGGAGAGATCAAATGCACCAAAGGAGTATACAGCTGTTGCTGATGGATTCAATGGAGATATGAAGGTGACAATAGTAGCTAAGAAAAACTCTAGAGGAGAGGTTAGAATAACAGATATAAAATATAACCATGAAGATACTGCAGCAATAGCAGATCCAGCTATTGATCAGCTTATAACTAAATTGAAAGAGACTCAAGATATATCGAAGGTGGATACAGTTGCAGGTGCAACTTATAGCTCTGAAGGATTTATTGAGGGTTGCAAAGCTTGTATTTCACAGGTGGAGTAA
- a CDS encoding acylneuraminate cytidylyltransferase family protein: MYNGKRILGIIPARGGSKGIPSKNIIEIYGKPLIQYSIECANSSKYLDRTVISTDDLEIKAVAEKFGGDVPFLRPAELAQDTSKTIDAVIHAINWLKERGEEYDYLVLLQNTVPLRKGWHIDEAIEKLFATDEKSLVSVTEVDENPVLMRTINEDGTVKNLLSLNSTMRRQDFPKFYRVNGAIYIQELNENFGLETSLNDGRLAYEMSEKYSVDIDTYLDIKKIEYYLDQELNNK; encoded by the coding sequence ATGTATAACGGAAAAAGAATATTAGGGATAATACCTGCTAGAGGTGGAAGTAAGGGGATACCTTCAAAAAATATAATTGAGATCTATGGAAAACCTCTAATTCAATACTCAATTGAGTGTGCAAACTCTTCAAAATACCTAGATAGAACTGTTATTTCAACAGATGATCTAGAGATAAAAGCTGTAGCTGAAAAATTTGGTGGAGATGTACCATTTTTAAGACCAGCAGAGTTGGCTCAAGATACATCTAAGACAATAGATGCTGTAATCCATGCTATTAACTGGTTGAAGGAGAGAGGAGAGGAGTATGACTATCTTGTACTACTTCAAAATACTGTTCCTTTGAGAAAGGGTTGGCATATTGATGAGGCAATAGAGAAGCTATTTGCAACAGATGAGAAGAGCTTGGTAAGTGTAACTGAGGTAGATGAGAATCCAGTACTTATGAGAACGATAAATGAAGATGGAACAGTAAAAAATCTATTATCACTAAATAGTACAATGAGAAGACAGGATTTTCCTAAATTCTATAGAGTAAATGGAGCTATATATATTCAGGAATTAAATGAGAACTTTGGATTGGAAACAAGTCTTAATGATGGTAGATTAGCTTATGAGATGAGTGAAAAATACTCTGTGGATATAGATACGTACTTGGATATAAAGAAGATCGAATACTATCTAGATCAAGAGCTTAATAATAAATAA
- a CDS encoding flippase — translation MSGGGKITKNIAWLMFDQVFILVLQFAVGIKIANYYGAELYGKYNYAVSLVAFSAIFFELLNSRVIKKYYTDDNFNNVVHNVCFFRNTMAGIIFFIPIVIKFTVGMDNLIFYMLMLMCLDNILVTATYGVENFFEFKLESRRIVISNNIVKVISYTLQYLAMIFHLGIVVLPAIRCIGNLIRMGILKYQYRQAYLIKLKNLEKRVDRDLILRIVDEGKFLWISYISFLIYTQVDRLMIKYYMGVADVGIYTIGFQLSAILAILLGPVENSLFPKMMELYRKDYKEYYNFYLFSNTLITQFYFVVTLLSIVVVKYTFKYVYAQEYLPAIGVYTILAASIFIKANASLQTGHMTIKKITKKSFYKTLISLVVNIILNALLIPKYGINGAAIATLITQFIALFAIDFFIAEYREQALVQLKSLNSFYLLKELIKKYRSRKESQNV, via the coding sequence ATGAGTGGTGGAGGAAAAATAACAAAGAATATAGCTTGGCTTATGTTTGATCAGGTATTTATACTTGTGCTACAGTTTGCTGTAGGTATAAAGATAGCCAACTACTATGGGGCAGAACTATATGGAAAGTATAACTATGCAGTGTCATTGGTTGCCTTTTCAGCAATATTTTTTGAACTCTTAAACAGTAGGGTAATAAAGAAGTATTACACAGATGATAATTTTAACAATGTAGTTCACAATGTATGTTTTTTTAGAAATACAATGGCAGGGATAATATTTTTTATTCCAATAGTTATAAAATTCACTGTGGGAATGGACAATCTCATCTTCTATATGTTGATGTTGATGTGTCTAGATAATATATTGGTAACAGCTACCTATGGGGTGGAGAACTTCTTTGAATTTAAGCTAGAATCTAGAAGGATAGTTATATCCAACAATATAGTGAAGGTGATATCCTATACACTACAGTATTTAGCTATGATATTTCATCTGGGTATAGTTGTATTACCAGCTATAAGGTGTATAGGAAACCTTATCAGAATGGGAATATTGAAGTACCAATATAGACAAGCCTACCTTATAAAGTTAAAAAACTTGGAGAAGAGGGTGGATAGAGATCTAATCCTAAGGATAGTAGATGAGGGAAAATTTTTATGGATAAGCTATATATCTTTTTTAATATATACCCAAGTTGACAGACTTATGATAAAATACTATATGGGAGTGGCAGATGTTGGGATATACACCATAGGGTTTCAGCTCTCAGCAATCTTGGCTATTCTATTGGGACCAGTTGAGAACTCACTGTTTCCTAAGATGATGGAGCTATACAGAAAGGATTATAAAGAGTACTATAATTTTTATCTCTTTTCAAATACATTAATAACTCAGTTCTACTTTGTAGTGACTCTACTATCAATAGTAGTTGTAAAATATACTTTTAAATATGTATATGCACAGGAATATTTACCAGCTATAGGTGTTTACACTATCTTGGCAGCCTCTATATTTATAAAGGCAAATGCCTCACTACAGACTGGACATATGACAATTAAAAAGATTACTAAGAAAAGTTTTTATAAGACTTTGATAAGTCTTGTTGTAAATATAATTTTAAATGCTCTATTGATTCCAAAATACGGTATAAATGGGGCAGCAATAGCAACTTTAATCACACAGTTTATAGCTCTATTTGCAATTGATTTTTTCATTGCAGAGTATAGAGAACAGGCGTTGGTTCAGTTGAAATCACTTAATAGTTTTTATCTTTTAAAGGAGCTAATAAAAAAATATAGGAGCAGAAAGGAGAGCCAAAATGTATAA
- a CDS encoding glycosyltransferase family 52 translates to MEKLFLYDMDRVLLIFLLLADLERDDITYVTYEGKESILEGLPGRKIVLENSKMYGKNQILNRIKMSKYIKELRSELAPVLKRIESGEAKLYGMDNLALGKRVFYKERINVIEEGTLNYMPYKADPSSIKELVQKGIALLFGLSERKKVMGYGDSVDKIYLTDSLCERVPEGLEKKAEIINLQELWERKSEQEKRVIKRAFNFNDEILEKISGESVMLFTQPMSEDGILSEERKIELYTKVIERYPNKSVIIKAHPREKTDYSKHFPNCYVMREKYPVELLSVMGIKLERVVTLFSTAVFGFDKDIAIDFYGTEVDNKLFERFGSCDNIMVRNSYL, encoded by the coding sequence ATGGAAAAGCTGTTTCTTTATGATATGGATAGGGTATTATTGATATTTCTACTGTTAGCAGATCTAGAGAGAGATGATATAACCTATGTTACCTATGAGGGGAAGGAGAGTATATTAGAGGGGTTACCAGGAAGAAAGATAGTCTTAGAGAACTCTAAGATGTATGGTAAGAATCAGATACTCAATAGAATAAAGATGTCAAAATATATAAAAGAGTTGAGAAGTGAGTTAGCACCAGTTCTAAAGAGGATAGAGAGTGGGGAAGCTAAGCTCTATGGAATGGATAATCTAGCTCTTGGGAAGAGAGTGTTCTACAAGGAGAGAATAAATGTTATAGAGGAGGGAACTCTAAACTATATGCCTTACAAGGCAGATCCAAGCAGTATTAAGGAGTTAGTACAAAAGGGGATAGCACTTCTTTTTGGTTTGAGTGAGAGAAAAAAGGTGATGGGCTATGGAGATAGTGTGGATAAGATATATCTAACTGATAGTCTATGTGAGAGAGTACCAGAGGGATTGGAGAAAAAAGCAGAGATCATCAATCTTCAAGAGCTATGGGAGAGAAAGAGTGAGCAGGAGAAGAGGGTTATAAAAAGAGCTTTTAACTTCAATGATGAGATCTTGGAGAAGATAAGTGGAGAGAGTGTAATGCTATTTACACAGCCTATGTCAGAAGATGGAATACTATCAGAGGAGAGAAAGATAGAGCTATATACTAAGGTGATAGAGAGATACCCTAACAAGTCCGTTATAATCAAGGCACATCCGAGAGAGAAAACAGATTACTCCAAGCATTTTCCCAATTGCTATGTGATGAGGGAGAAATACCCAGTTGAACTGTTGTCAGTTATGGGGATAAAGCTAGAGAGAGTGGTGACTCTTTTCTCCACAGCTGTATTTGGATTTGATAAGGATATAGCTATAGATTTTTATGGAACAGAGGTAGATAATAAACTCTTTGAAAGATTTGGAAGTTGTGATAATATAATGGTAAGAAATAGTTATCTATAG
- a CDS encoding diguanylate cyclase: MKRVHFRYSIFFSVFSLIVTIFLTSFIFKEYKKDQQHEKEYFLNIYNLRIKHLIEDLSFAIKMGEGIIKLTKDSNFENGELDYSFSLIVEEHLLRNISILPDGIVKYVYPLENNKEAIGDNVFVMPNRKKEVEIAIRTKDITISGPDRLTQGGQGLSVRKAIFNKDGTFWGMIALIIDLDKLNKSIDLYSLKKFGYQYEIYSCVNGQGKIIIDRSDKFKEGQIEFISIPLANGEWCFGIYKNTSITIYLILALILGSGLFFSYLTYIYLRKRELKIKLIKQDLYLDKLTNLYNIKKLDELKSLEIFTLFFIDLNDFKAINDTYGHGIGDKLLIFFSTSLKSILRDKDFAIRNGGDEFLLVINGIFLQKDVDSFCERLERLKKLKMPYKKGDIYIKFSYGYVISTEENKNINELIKKADENMYKNKRNDKKNSR, encoded by the coding sequence GTGAAAAGAGTACATTTTAGATACTCAATATTTTTTTCTGTATTTTCTTTAATAGTGACAATTTTTTTAACTAGTTTTATTTTTAAAGAGTATAAAAAGGACCAACAACATGAAAAAGAGTATTTTTTAAATATATATAATTTAAGAATTAAACATTTAATTGAAGATTTAAGTTTTGCTATAAAAATGGGTGAGGGAATAATAAAATTAACAAAGGATAGTAATTTTGAGAATGGAGAATTAGATTATTCATTTAGTCTTATTGTAGAGGAGCATTTGTTGAGAAATATATCTATTTTGCCAGATGGAATTGTAAAATATGTATATCCTTTAGAAAATAATAAAGAAGCTATTGGTGATAATGTATTTGTAATGCCAAATCGAAAAAAAGAGGTCGAAATTGCGATTAGAACAAAAGATATAACTATTTCTGGGCCAGATAGATTGACACAAGGTGGGCAGGGATTATCAGTAAGAAAAGCGATTTTTAATAAAGATGGAACTTTTTGGGGTATGATTGCATTGATAATAGATTTAGATAAATTAAATAAATCTATAGATCTCTATTCTTTGAAAAAATTTGGTTATCAATATGAGATATATTCATGTGTAAATGGGCAAGGTAAGATTATAATAGACAGAAGTGATAAATTTAAAGAGGGGCAAATTGAATTTATCTCTATACCATTAGCTAATGGAGAGTGGTGTTTTGGAATATATAAAAATACATCTATAACTATTTATTTAATACTAGCGTTAATATTAGGATCTGGTTTGTTTTTTTCATATTTAACATATATATATTTACGAAAAAGAGAATTAAAGATTAAATTGATAAAACAGGATCTCTATCTAGATAAATTAACCAACTTATATAATATAAAAAAACTTGATGAGTTAAAATCACTTGAAATTTTTACTCTCTTCTTTATAGATTTAAATGATTTTAAAGCTATTAATGATACTTATGGACATGGAATTGGAGATAAACTTCTCATATTCTTTTCAACATCACTAAAAAGTATATTGAGAGATAAGGATTTTGCTATTAGAAATGGGGGAGATGAATTTCTTTTAGTAATTAATGGTATTTTCCTTCAAAAAGATGTTGATTCATTTTGTGAAAGATTAGAGAGACTTAAAAAATTAAAGATGCCATACAAAAAAGGAGATATCTATATTAAATTTAGCTATGGATATGTTATTTCAACAGAAGAAAATAAAAATATAAATGAATTGATAAAAAAAGCAGATGAAAACATGTATAAAAATAAGAGAAATGATAAAAAGAATAGTAGATAG
- a CDS encoding APC family permease: MNKEKEYGLFTAITMIVGIVIGSGIFFKSDNILVYTNGSILKGVLIFVIAAVGIIFGSLTIALLASRTTKPGGLITYVEEYVSPKAAGAFGWFQVFIYFPAILSVVSWVVGVYLCMLMGWEATPERLGVIGGIAFLTCFGINYFSALLGGAFQNFATVSKVILIGVLAVAGFIYGDPKLITNSDVVSTAGSSMAWLGALSPIAFSYDGWVVATSISHEIKDSKKNLPIALVFGPIFVLFAYVAYFVGVSILVGPQKIMELGDAHVNEAVTILFGAGGAKVFLIFVILSVLGSLNGFTLGFLRMPYILAIRDMFPMADKVGYLEEGHHIPKCSARVAGIISLVYIVINYIVQKYELIPNSDISEIPIVASYIIYIILYVYVIKLYRAGEIDSMVRGMIIPVVATVGSLIIILGGLQNLMTFLYLGICGVVIIIALSYLGRKEKNLVRQL; the protein is encoded by the coding sequence ATGAACAAAGAAAAAGAGTATGGGTTGTTTACGGCTATTACTATGATCGTAGGAATAGTAATAGGTTCAGGGATATTTTTTAAGAGTGACAATATATTAGTTTATACTAATGGAAGCATATTAAAGGGTGTATTAATATTCGTAATTGCAGCAGTAGGGATAATATTCGGGAGTTTAACTATAGCCCTATTAGCATCTAGGACAACAAAGCCTGGAGGATTAATAACATATGTAGAGGAGTATGTGAGTCCAAAGGCTGCTGGAGCATTTGGGTGGTTTCAAGTATTTATATATTTTCCTGCAATACTTAGTGTTGTATCTTGGGTAGTAGGAGTATATCTATGTATGCTTATGGGTTGGGAAGCTACACCAGAGAGATTAGGAGTTATAGGTGGAATAGCATTTTTAACTTGTTTTGGAATAAACTATTTTTCAGCTCTATTGGGTGGAGCATTTCAAAACTTTGCCACTGTATCTAAGGTTATCTTAATAGGTGTTTTAGCAGTTGCAGGTTTTATCTATGGAGATCCCAAGCTAATAACTAATTCAGATGTTGTATCAACAGCTGGAAGCTCTATGGCTTGGTTAGGAGCGTTATCACCAATAGCCTTCTCATATGATGGTTGGGTAGTAGCTACATCAATCTCACATGAGATAAAGGATTCTAAGAAGAATCTACCAATAGCTTTAGTGTTTGGACCAATATTTGTACTATTTGCCTATGTTGCATATTTTGTAGGAGTTAGTATCTTAGTTGGACCACAGAAGATAATGGAGCTAGGAGATGCTCATGTAAATGAGGCTGTGACTATACTATTTGGTGCTGGTGGAGCAAAGGTATTTTTAATATTTGTAATCCTATCTGTATTGGGATCATTGAATGGATTTACATTAGGATTTTTAAGAATGCCATATATATTAGCTATTAGAGATATGTTCCCAATGGCTGACAAGGTAGGTTATTTAGAAGAGGGGCATCACATTCCAAAGTGTTCAGCAAGAGTAGCTGGAATAATATCGTTAGTATACATAGTTATAAACTACATAGTTCAAAAATATGAGCTTATACCTAATTCAGATATTTCAGAGATACCAATAGTAGCAAGTTATATTATCTATATTATACTGTATGTCTATGTAATCAAGCTATATAGAGCTGGGGAGATAGATAGTATGGTAAGAGGTATGATAATACCTGTAGTGGCTACTGTAGGATCGTTAATAATAATATTAGGAGGGTTACAGAATTTAATGACTTTCCTATATTTAGGAATCTGTGGAGTAGTTATCATCATTGCTTTAAGTTATTTGGGGAGAAAAGAGAAAAATTTAGTAAGACAATTATAA
- a CDS encoding DNA-binding protein — MPRDNDFKSKNEYKSECEEYLKKKLENSSDFEKDLMNELVEKYGLWVTIETAMKITGKSRSTIYKYKDNNSFIYKQSERKISIYTKSLIFVL, encoded by the coding sequence ATGCCAAGAGATAATGATTTTAAAAGTAAAAATGAATATAAAAGTGAGTGTGAGGAATATTTGAAAAAGAAATTAGAGAACAGTAGTGACTTTGAAAAGGATTTAATGAATGAATTAGTGGAAAAGTATGGACTATGGGTTACAATTGAAACAGCAATGAAGATTACAGGTAAGAGTAGAAGTACAATTTACAAATATAAGGACAATAATAGTTTTATATACAAACAAAGTGAGAGAAAGATTTCAATATATACAAAAAGTTTAATATTTGTGTTATAA
- a CDS encoding DUF1015 family protein: MKLKSLKTAYLNISGNFYPNDYINLARVEDNKIAFNDSTLFLNKELKEVLNQDKIKRFEDVVVIFKLENSWGVICNILIKDYKEKKILCHELVLSDVIQRMLSNFHNYNSEANPVILLHNKKLNLEEFVDKNKEEYKIEKEELKLYVYSQEKAKDIILKLEENEHFYIADGHHRLYSTSLYFEKETVMSCIYEMEEINIEAIPRKIENITQEKYLEIIEKIKNKFIMLDNTKKLEKGEVRLYYKKNILTFKLLEISGDLFSNNDIYRLNTQVISDIFRIFKDDGVKFLSIKELKKELLNQETNDIYLETAAMDKFEFMKTIENGNIMPPKSTYFKPKFPSFLVFNTFK; encoded by the coding sequence ATGAAGTTAAAAAGTTTAAAAACTGCTTATTTAAATATAAGTGGGAATTTTTATCCAAATGATTATATAAATTTAGCAAGAGTAGAAGATAATAAAATAGCTTTTAATGATAGTACTTTATTTTTAAATAAAGAACTAAAAGAAGTTCTCAATCAAGATAAAATCAAAAGATTTGAAGATGTTGTTGTAATTTTTAAATTAGAAAATTCTTGGGGAGTTATATGTAATATTTTAATTAAAGATTATAAAGAGAAAAAAATATTATGTCATGAATTAGTATTATCTGATGTTATTCAAAGGATGTTAAGTAACTTTCATAATTATAATTCAGAAGCTAATCCAGTGATATTATTACATAATAAAAAATTAAATTTAGAAGAATTTGTTGATAAAAATAAAGAAGAATATAAAATAGAAAAAGAAGAATTGAAATTATATGTGTATTCTCAAGAAAAAGCAAAAGATATTATTTTAAAATTAGAAGAAAACGAACATTTTTATATAGCTGATGGACACCATAGGTTATATAGTACCTCTCTATATTTTGAAAAAGAGACTGTAATGAGTTGTATTTATGAAATGGAAGAAATAAATATAGAAGCAATTCCTAGAAAAATAGAAAATATAACTCAAGAAAAGTATTTAGAAATAATAGAAAAAATCAAAAATAAATTTATTATGTTGGATAATACTAAAAAATTAGAAAAAGGTGAAGTTAGATTATATTATAAAAAAAATATTTTAACTTTTAAATTATTAGAAATTTCTGGAGATTTATTTTCAAATAATGATATATATAGATTAAATACACAGGTAATATCTGATATTTTTAGAATTTTTAAGGATGATGGTGTAAAATTTTTATCAATAAAAGAATTAAAAAAAGAATTGTTAAATCAAGAAACTAATGATATTTATTTAGAAACAGCAGCTATGGATAAATTTGAATTTATGAAAACAATAGAAAATGGAAATATTATGCCACCAAAATCAACTTATTTTAAACCTAAGTTTCCTTCTTTTTTAGTATTTAATACTTTTAAATAG
- a CDS encoding aminotransferase class I/II-fold pyridoxal phosphate-dependent enzyme, with translation MKAIILAAGMGSRLKKITKNKTKCMVEVNGETLIARVLNQLEKYKLDEIIVVTGYKENILKDYIEKLSLKTKIKFCNNEIYDQTNNIYSLSLVKDEMVQNDILLIESDLIFESEILDEIISSSDKNLAAVSPYELWMDGTCVELDKDNNIVNFTSSKEFGIDKTDKYYKTINIYKLSKEFNSKYYIPFLEAYIKSKGTDQYYETVFETVIKIIPNQLKGLIIKNIKWYEIDDKQDLDIAESLFAENKKLNKFEKRYGGFWRYPNLLDYCYLVNPYFPPKKMMDEIKRNFEVLLAQYPSGLKVNNLLASKYFDIEEKYVVIGNGAAELIKGLLNAIEGKLGVIRPTFEEYPNRYFEDNIEAYYPTKIGFRYSSKDIINYFNDKRIDNLILINPDNPSGNYIEKNGLFEILEWGEKNKIQIIIDESFVDFSSEEDPSLLKDDILEKYKNLIVVKSISKSYGVPGLRLGIVASSNEEIINKLKKEVNIWNINSFAEYYMQIFGKYQKGYIKALKEIKLARNNFIKELEKIEELEVYPSEANYLLIRILKKYSSKDLAEILLDKYEILIKDLKNKNGIDDNYIRIAVKTTVENNYFINAIKEIFMDGR, from the coding sequence ATGAAAGCAATAATTTTGGCTGCGGGAATGGGAAGCAGATTAAAAAAAATTACTAAAAATAAAACTAAATGTATGGTTGAAGTAAACGGAGAAACATTAATTGCAAGAGTTTTGAATCAATTAGAGAAATATAAATTAGATGAAATAATTGTAGTTACTGGATATAAAGAAAATATTTTGAAAGATTATATCGAAAAATTATCGTTAAAAACAAAAATAAAATTTTGTAATAATGAAATTTATGATCAGACAAATAATATTTATTCTTTATCATTAGTAAAAGATGAAATGGTTCAAAATGATATTTTATTAATTGAATCTGATTTAATATTTGAAAGTGAGATTTTGGATGAAATAATATCTAGTTCAGATAAAAACTTAGCAGCAGTTTCACCTTATGAACTTTGGATGGATGGAACATGTGTAGAGTTAGATAAAGACAACAATATTGTAAATTTTACATCATCAAAAGAATTTGGAATAGATAAAACTGATAAATATTATAAAACGATAAATATTTATAAATTAAGCAAAGAGTTTAATTCAAAATATTATATTCCATTTTTAGAGGCATATATAAAATCAAAAGGAACAGACCAATATTATGAAACAGTTTTCGAAACAGTTATAAAGATTATTCCAAATCAATTAAAAGGATTAATAATAAAAAATATCAAATGGTATGAAATAGACGATAAACAAGATTTAGATATTGCAGAGAGTTTATTTGCTGAAAATAAAAAACTAAATAAATTTGAAAAAAGATATGGTGGATTTTGGAGATATCCTAATCTTTTAGATTATTGTTATCTAGTAAACCCATATTTTCCACCTAAAAAAATGATGGATGAGATAAAGAGAAATTTTGAAGTATTACTAGCCCAATATCCATCAGGATTAAAAGTTAATAATTTATTAGCAAGTAAATATTTTGATATCGAAGAAAAATATGTTGTAATAGGAAATGGTGCTGCAGAATTAATAAAAGGTTTATTAAATGCAATAGAAGGTAAATTAGGGGTTATAAGACCTACTTTTGAAGAATACCCAAATAGATATTTTGAGGATAATATAGAAGCTTATTATCCAACTAAGATAGGATTTAGATATTCTAGTAAGGATATAATTAATTACTTTAATGATAAAAGAATAGATAATTTAATTTTAATAAATCCTGACAATCCTTCTGGAAATTATATAGAAAAAAATGGATTATTTGAGATTTTAGAATGGGGAGAAAAAAACAAAATTCAAATAATTATAGATGAATCTTTTGTTGATTTTTCTAGCGAAGAAGATCCAAGTTTGTTAAAAGATGATATTTTGGAGAAATATAAAAATTTAATAGTTGTAAAAAGTATTTCAAAATCATATGGAGTTCCTGGATTAAGATTGGGGATAGTTGCATCTAGTAATGAAGAAATAATAAATAAATTAAAGAAGGAAGTTAATATTTGGAATATAAATTCTTTTGCAGAGTATTATATGCAAATTTTTGGAAAATATCAAAAAGGATATATTAAAGCTTTAAAAGAGATTAAGCTAGCAAGAAATAATTTTATAAAAGAATTAGAAAAAATAGAAGAGTTAGAGGTATATCCATCAGAAGCTAATTACCTATTAATTAGAATACTAAAAAAATATAGTTCTAAAGATTTAGCAGAGATATTATTAGATAAATATGAAATACTAATAAAAGATTTAAAAAATAAAAATGGAATAGATGATAATTATATAAGAATAGCTGTAAAAACTACTGTAGAAAATAATTATTTTATAAATGCAATAAAAGAGATTTTTATGGATGGTAGATAA
- a CDS encoding flippase translates to MNGKKIFKNYIYNMLYQFFIIITPLITTPYVSKVFGAEKIGIYSYTLSVATYFMVVGSLGFPLYGQREIAIVSENKRKRSSLFFQIILAQLILILIVILIYLFFVFNIVEENRQIYLIQTVGLFGASFATSWFYMGIEKFEVSIGKNIFVKIFSIVTIFLFVKSSNDLYKYTFIIGFANVLGNLIILIDIKKYVSFSKKEITLKKIICHLKPAFILGIPYYITVFYTIIDRIMLGFLGSGYQELGYYEQAQKILTLAIAIITTISTVLLPVLSNKIEKKNYQEVQSILLLGVNIVLILGFPIVVGLVVIGDMLVPWFFGKEFIKVGLLIKIFAPLPLFVGITDLIANKYLIANKKEKNLIYIILISVLANIILNLSLIPKFNSLGAAYATILAEFIKLIITIIYVKDYFFNILFLKNLVNESIKYMFSSIVMFIILILAKYKLKLEFTFINTLLIICLGMIIYIICLIKIKSKYIYYLKKLIL, encoded by the coding sequence ATGAATGGAAAAAAAATATTTAAAAATTATATATATAATATGTTATATCAATTTTTTATAATAATCACTCCTTTAATAACTACTCCTTATGTTTCTAAAGTATTCGGAGCAGAAAAAATTGGTATATATAGTTATACATTATCAGTTGCTACATATTTTATGGTAGTTGGAAGTTTAGGATTTCCATTGTATGGACAGCGAGAAATAGCAATTGTATCAGAAAATAAAAGAAAAAGAAGTTCTTTGTTTTTTCAAATTATACTAGCCCAACTTATCCTTATTTTAATTGTAATATTAATATATTTATTTTTTGTGTTTAATATTGTAGAAGAAAACAGACAAATTTATTTAATTCAAACAGTGGGGTTATTTGGAGCTTCGTTTGCAACAAGTTGGTTTTATATGGGAATTGAAAAGTTTGAAGTGAGTATAGGAAAAAATATTTTTGTTAAAATTTTTTCAATTGTTACAATATTTTTATTTGTAAAAAGTTCAAATGATTTATATAAATATACTTTTATTATAGGGTTCGCAAATGTACTTGGTAATTTAATAATATTAATTGATATAAAAAAATATGTTTCTTTTTCAAAAAAAGAGATAACATTGAAAAAGATTATTTGTCATTTAAAACCAGCATTTATTTTAGGAATTCCTTATTATATAACTGTTTTTTATACAATAATTGATAGAATAATGTTAGGTTTTTTGGGAAGTGGTTATCAAGAACTAGGTTATTATGAACAAGCTCAAAAAATACTAACTTTAGCAATAGCAATTATAACAACAATATCAACAGTATTACTACCTGTTCTTTCTAATAAAATTGAAAAGAAAAATTACCAAGAAGTACAAAGTATATTATTATTAGGAGTGAATATAGTTCTGATTTTAGGATTTCCAATTGTAGTTGGATTAGTTGTAATTGGAGATATGTTGGTTCCTTGGTTTTTCGGAAAAGAATTTATAAAGGTAGGTCTATTGATAAAAATATTTGCGCCTTTACCTTTGTTTGTAGGAATAACTGATTTAATAGCAAATAAGTATTTAATTGCTAATAAAAAAGAAAAAAATTTGATTTATATAATATTAATTAGTGTGCTAGCTAATATTATTTTGAACTTAAGCTTAATTCCAAAATTTAATTCTTTAGGAGCAGCTTATGCAACAATTTTAGCAGAATTTATAAAACTTATTATAACAATAATATATGTAAAAGACTATTTTTTTAATATTTTATTTTTAAAAAATTTAGTAAATGAAAGTATTAAATATATGTTTTCGAGTATAGTTATGTTCATAATATTAATTTTAGCAAAATATAAACTAAAATTAGAGTTTACATTTATTAATACATTATTAATAATATGTTTAGGGATGATAATTTATATAATATGTTTAATAAAAATAAAAAGTAAGTATATATATTATTTAAAAAAATTGATTTTATAA